One segment of Macrobrachium rosenbergii isolate ZJJX-2024 chromosome 25, ASM4041242v1, whole genome shotgun sequence DNA contains the following:
- the LOC136852546 gene encoding uncharacterized protein: MRGVVLTAAFLLVVVTLTAAKAFGRSYGQHLGHRRHADLPQGDDPGPGSVERQVYSLLEAMKGSLGELSNKRNSWYDRYDVLAQEATNHSAMIAELLVISRVAMPIIWTTVMANQLHSRRRQLEKGQEIFYVPPNAALGEPVPHPLRILPTTLTDQDDFSVEVILKTNEEANVGIRLMFEPEEGRDLDWDNDDVFFGIHLRWHFDYGNDREISLHDRYDGSFRAGEVITPASHWPNIKVGEKFGVSIVRKKNCFSAIVIIGKDLYVQEQPEEPFVHTFCPRPRRTSKMIAEPKKLWLVVNEDRQHTGQVEVHNLIWYQNEKA; the protein is encoded by the exons ATGCGCGGAGTTGTTCTGACGGCTGCGTTTCTGCTGGTGGTG GTTACGCTAACAGCAGCAAAGGCATTCGGGAGGTCCTATGGACAGCACCTGGGACACCGCCGACATGCTGATCTACCTCAGGGAGATGACCCAGGACCAGGTTCG GTTGAGCGGCAAGTTTACTCCCTGCTGGAGGCCATGAAGGGAAGTTTGGGCGAACTGTCCAATAAAAGGAACTCTTGGTACGACAGATATGACGTCCTGGCTCAAGAGGCCACCAACCATTCGGCCATGATCGCAGAACTGCTCGTCATCAGTAG AGTAGCGATGCCAATCATCTGGACAACCGTCATGGCAAACCAACTACACTCCAGGAGGAGGCAGCTCGAGAAAGGACAGGAAATATTCTACGTTCCTCCTAATGCAGCCTTGGGAGAACCGG TTCCGCATCCCTTGCGGATACTCCCAACGACGCTCACGGACCAAGATGACTTCTCGGTTGAGGTCATTCTCAAGACGAATGAGGAAGCCAA CGTTGGAATTCGACTCATGTTCGAACCCGAGGAGGGCCGAGACCTGGACTGGGACAACGACGACGTCTTCTTTGGCATCCATCTCAGGTGGCACTTCGATTACGGCAACGACAG GGAGATATCTCTGCACGACAGATATGACGGATCCTTCAGAGCAGGAGAGGTCATCACCCCAGCATCGCACTGGCCCAACATCAAAGTGGGAGAGAAATTTGGCGTCAGTATCGTGAGG aaaaaaaattgtttcagtgCTATTGTCATCATAGGAAAGGATCTGTACGTCCAAGAACAGCCGGAAGAACCCTTCGTTCACACTTTCTGCCCAAGG CCTCGTCGAACTAGCAAGATGATTGCAGAGCCAAAGAAGCTGTGGTTGGTGGTGAATGAGGACCGTCAACATACCGGTCAAGTGGAAGTGCACAATCTCATCTGGTACCAAAATGAAAAGGCATAA